In Ilumatobacter fluminis, the following proteins share a genomic window:
- the pth gene encoding aminoacyl-tRNA hydrolase, whose product MGLFDRSSRKGTPFDWLVVGLGNPGEKYRRTRHNVGAEAIELLAERHDAPLKSGRDNSLIGEARFGTGADAPRVVLAFPLTFMNESGRAVSALVRRYGIETPDRIIVVQDELDLDPGVLKVKNGGGLAGHNGLRSITQHLKTQDYLRIRIGVGKPPNKERGASHVLTRVPTRQREILDVAIADAADAVELIVDDGVDTAMQRYNSR is encoded by the coding sequence ATGGGCCTGTTCGACCGGTCGTCTCGCAAGGGCACCCCGTTCGACTGGCTCGTCGTCGGTCTGGGCAACCCGGGCGAGAAGTACCGCCGCACGCGCCACAACGTCGGCGCGGAGGCGATCGAGCTGCTCGCCGAGCGCCACGACGCCCCGCTCAAGTCCGGTCGCGACAACTCCCTGATCGGAGAGGCCCGATTCGGCACCGGCGCCGACGCGCCGCGCGTCGTCCTGGCGTTCCCGCTCACGTTCATGAACGAGAGCGGCCGTGCGGTCTCTGCCCTCGTCCGTCGCTACGGCATCGAGACGCCCGACCGGATTATCGTCGTCCAAGACGAACTCGATCTCGATCCCGGCGTCCTGAAGGTGAAGAACGGTGGCGGGCTCGCCGGCCACAATGGCCTGCGCAGCATCACCCAGCACCTGAAGACGCAGGACTACCTGCGGATCCGGATCGGCGTCGGCAAGCCGCCGAACAAGGAGCGCGGCGCCAGCCACGTGCTCACCCGCGTGCCCACGCGACAGCGGGAGATCCTCGACGTCGCGATCGCCGACGCCGCCGACGCCGTCGAGTTGATCGTCGACGACGGTGTCGACACC
- a CDS encoding 50S ribosomal protein L25 → MSETVLLAETGRATGSADARRMRRDDQIPAVVYGQGMEPISVSVARRDLRLALSGPAGMNTVLDLTVDGTVYPAIVKDMQRHPVRRTVQHVDFLQINLDAEIRVNIPVRLEGEAKDVMNENGLVDLTMSEIEVATTPKNIPDEIVIDVTDFTMETTLTLGEVALPSGVEAVGDPEWTVVTVLTMRTPVLDAEDEAAEAAEAEAAEGEGDAAEGDADAAGDDAGE, encoded by the coding sequence ATGTCTGAGACCGTTCTTCTTGCCGAAACCGGGCGCGCCACGGGCAGCGCCGACGCTCGCCGCATGCGCCGCGACGACCAGATCCCCGCCGTCGTGTACGGCCAGGGCATGGAGCCGATCAGCGTGTCGGTCGCCCGCCGTGACCTGCGTCTCGCCCTGTCCGGCCCCGCCGGCATGAACACCGTGCTCGACCTCACCGTCGACGGCACCGTGTACCCCGCCATCGTGAAGGACATGCAGCGCCACCCCGTGCGCCGCACCGTCCAGCACGTCGACTTCCTCCAGATCAACCTCGACGCCGAGATCCGGGTCAACATCCCGGTCCGTCTCGAGGGCGAGGCCAAGGACGTCATGAACGAGAACGGTCTCGTCGACCTCACGATGTCGGAGATCGAGGTCGCCACGACCCCGAAGAACATCCCCGACGAGATCGTCATCGACGTCACCGACTTCACGATGGAGACCACGCTCACCCTGGGCGAGGTCGCACTGCCGTCCGGCGTCGAAGCCGTCGGCGACCCCGAGTGGACCGTCGTCACCGTGCTCACGATGCGCACCCCCGTGCTCGACGCCGAGGACGAGGCAGCCGAGGCTGCCGAGGCCGAAGCCGCCGAGGGTGAAGGCGACGCCGCCGAGGGCGACGCCGACGCTGCCGGCGACGACGCCGGCGAGTGA
- a CDS encoding TrpB-like pyridoxal phosphate-dependent enzyme produces MAATPEHKIHLSESEMPTTWYNIVADLPEPPPPPLHPGTLEPATPDDFAPLFPMALIEQEATTERYVEIPGEVLDIYRIWRPSPLFRATRLEQALGTPARIYYKYEGVSPAGSHKPNTSVPQAYYNHAEGITRLTTETGAGQWGSSLAYATAQYGMECEVWMVGASYRQKPYRRTMMQVWGADVHSSPSDRTEYGRSLLAEDPDHPGSLGIAISEAVEACVADPNARYALGSVLNHVLLHQTVIGEEALLQLAKVGETPDVLVGCTGGGSNFGGLAFPFLREKMAGKMNPTIRCVEPAACPTLTKGEYRYDFGDTAGMTPLMKMHTLGHGFVPEPIHAGGLRYHGMAPLVSHIYELGLAEAIAIPQRECFAGALQFARTEGIVPAPEPTHAIAAAIREALACKETGEEKVILTAMCGHGHLDLSAYEKYLGGEMVDFELSDDAIAAAMADVPVIA; encoded by the coding sequence ATGGCCGCGACACCCGAGCACAAGATCCACCTCTCCGAGTCGGAGATGCCGACGACCTGGTACAACATCGTCGCCGATCTCCCCGAGCCGCCTCCCCCGCCGCTGCACCCAGGCACGCTCGAGCCGGCCACCCCGGACGACTTCGCTCCCCTCTTCCCGATGGCGCTGATCGAGCAGGAAGCGACCACGGAACGGTACGTCGAGATCCCGGGTGAGGTGCTCGACATCTACCGCATCTGGCGGCCGAGCCCGCTGTTCCGGGCGACCCGTCTCGAGCAAGCGCTCGGCACGCCGGCGCGGATCTACTACAAGTACGAGGGCGTCAGCCCTGCCGGCTCCCACAAGCCGAACACGTCGGTGCCCCAGGCGTACTACAACCACGCGGAGGGCATCACCCGTCTCACGACCGAGACCGGTGCCGGCCAGTGGGGCAGCTCCCTCGCCTACGCCACCGCCCAGTACGGCATGGAATGCGAGGTCTGGATGGTGGGCGCCTCCTACCGCCAGAAGCCGTATCGCCGGACGATGATGCAGGTCTGGGGCGCCGACGTGCACTCGTCGCCGTCCGACCGCACCGAGTACGGCCGCTCGCTCCTCGCCGAGGATCCCGATCATCCGGGCTCGCTCGGCATCGCGATCTCCGAGGCAGTCGAAGCCTGCGTCGCCGACCCCAACGCCCGTTACGCGCTCGGCTCGGTCCTGAATCACGTTCTCCTGCACCAGACGGTCATCGGCGAGGAGGCCCTGCTCCAGCTCGCCAAGGTCGGCGAGACGCCCGACGTCCTGGTCGGCTGCACCGGGGGCGGTTCGAACTTCGGCGGGCTGGCGTTCCCGTTCCTCCGGGAGAAGATGGCCGGGAAGATGAATCCGACCATCCGCTGTGTCGAACCGGCGGCCTGCCCGACTCTCACGAAGGGCGAGTACCGCTACGACTTCGGCGACACCGCCGGCATGACCCCGCTCATGAAGATGCACACCCTCGGCCACGGCTTCGTTCCCGAACCCATCCACGCCGGCGGCCTCCGCTACCACGGCATGGCCCCGCTCGTGTCGCACATCTACGAACTCGGCCTCGCCGAGGCGATCGCGATCCCGCAACGGGAGTGCTTCGCCGGCGCACTGCAGTTCGCTCGCACCGAGGGCATCGTGCCCGCGCCCGAGCCGACCCACGCCATCGCCGCTGCGATCCGCGAGGCGCTGGCGTGCAAGGAGACCGGCGAGGAGAAGGTCATCCTGACCGCGATGTGCGGCCACGGCCACCTCGACCTGTCGGCGTACGAGAAGTACCTGGGCGGCGAGATGGTCGACTTCGAACTGTCCGACGACGCCATCGCCGCCGCCATGGCGGACGTGCCGGTGATCGCCTGA
- a CDS encoding DUF389 domain-containing protein: protein MTDRHDPAGPNPDSVRPALSVEPDDVPSTVPDGYRIVPLTREVLLDTTVVRAAAGVVIGLLVLAWPTRTNAVLGVLVGVGFVVYSTLSLIDGIRRGRPRADLVLSGAGAALGLLLMLDIGNAHSNVGRLAGVGLVGMAIHQLTRRRGAPKRETIAVAGAFAALGALTFAFPSQVIATSTSLVAALWVVIGVIAIVTTLDARRPGTVGYTGAVEAIGSWLEAQSATIDHRDELADRLTYAGVGAQSRVVRYLLLMTFAAAIASGGIIADSTAVVIGAMLIAPLMTPLMGMAMSLGMGWPNRLARAAGIAGAGILLAIAIGLVLGWTAPVVIDTAVNTQITSRIEPNVLDLIIAVAAGGAGAYGLSRPDVSDALPGVAIAISLVPPLAVSGIGISQGDATAASGALLLFGTNAVAILLVGGFTFVVTGVVPTYRVAEGQRRVTTSLAAVIALAAMVVGALLLNGQQAATDLVNRSTLETTVDEWLDDSGPRVLSITNDRNHVDVDLVGELDDVPDVDDLAADLTEALGRDTTVDVRIRLETTLSGG from the coding sequence ATGACCGACCGTCACGATCCTGCGGGCCCGAATCCCGACTCGGTTCGACCGGCGCTCTCCGTCGAACCCGACGACGTCCCGTCGACCGTCCCCGACGGGTACCGGATCGTCCCGCTGACCCGCGAGGTCCTGCTCGACACCACCGTTGTCCGCGCCGCGGCCGGCGTCGTCATCGGGCTGCTCGTGCTCGCGTGGCCCACTCGGACCAACGCCGTCCTGGGCGTGCTCGTCGGCGTCGGGTTCGTGGTCTACTCGACGCTGTCGTTGATCGACGGCATTCGACGGGGCCGACCGCGAGCCGACCTCGTGCTGTCTGGCGCCGGAGCGGCGCTCGGTCTCCTCTTGATGCTCGACATCGGGAACGCCCACTCCAACGTCGGCAGGCTGGCAGGCGTCGGCCTCGTCGGCATGGCCATCCATCAGCTGACACGTCGGCGCGGCGCTCCGAAGCGCGAGACGATCGCCGTGGCCGGAGCGTTCGCAGCCCTCGGGGCCCTGACGTTCGCGTTCCCCTCACAGGTGATCGCGACGTCGACGTCGCTCGTCGCGGCGTTGTGGGTCGTCATCGGCGTCATCGCCATCGTCACCACCCTCGACGCGCGACGACCTGGAACCGTCGGCTACACGGGGGCGGTCGAGGCGATCGGGTCGTGGCTCGAAGCCCAGTCGGCGACGATCGACCATCGCGATGAACTGGCCGACCGCCTGACGTACGCGGGCGTCGGCGCCCAGAGTCGCGTCGTGCGGTACCTGCTGTTGATGACGTTCGCCGCTGCGATCGCGTCCGGCGGGATCATCGCCGACTCGACCGCAGTGGTCATCGGCGCCATGTTGATCGCACCGCTGATGACACCACTCATGGGGATGGCCATGTCACTCGGCATGGGCTGGCCGAACCGGCTGGCTCGTGCGGCGGGCATCGCCGGGGCCGGCATCCTGCTGGCCATCGCGATCGGACTCGTCCTCGGATGGACCGCCCCCGTCGTGATCGACACGGCGGTCAACACCCAGATCACGTCTCGCATCGAACCCAACGTGCTCGACCTGATCATCGCCGTCGCCGCGGGCGGGGCCGGGGCATACGGACTCTCACGCCCCGACGTCTCCGACGCCCTCCCCGGCGTCGCGATCGCGATCTCGCTGGTCCCCCCGCTCGCTGTCTCGGGTATCGGCATCTCCCAGGGCGACGCCACTGCCGCGAGCGGTGCGCTGCTGCTGTTCGGCACCAACGCCGTGGCGATCCTGCTGGTCGGCGGCTTCACCTTCGTCGTGACCGGGGTCGTGCCGACGTACCGGGTGGCCGAGGGCCAGCGCCGGGTCACGACCTCGCTCGCCGCGGTCATCGCCCTGGCAGCGATGGTCGTCGGTGCACTGCTCCTCAACGGCCAGCAGGCCGCCACCGACCTCGTCAACCGCTCGACGCTCGAGACCACCGTCGACGAGTGGCTCGACGACTCCGGCCCGCGTGTCCTGTCGATCACGAACGATCGCAACCACGTCGACGTCGACCTCGTCGGCGAACTCGACGACGTTCCCGACGTCGATGACCTCGCGGCCGACCTGACCGAAGCGCTCGGACGGGACACGACGGTCGACGTGCGGATCCGGCTCGAGACGACGCTCTCGGGCGGCTGA
- a CDS encoding ribose-phosphate diphosphokinase: MEKVTTKKLALYTGRTHPALAEEVATHLGQGLGDPNIVEFSNGEIRPRFTQSVRGADVFVMQSHYGVDGRSVNDSIMEQLTMIDAASRASAKRITAVTPFYGYARQDRKAEGREPITARLVADMFKAAGAKRMISIDLHSGQIQGFFDGPVDHLTAAPVLENYIRQQAPDSPVIVSPDSGRIKVAERMAQHLHDCDADIAFIYKRRPKGQANVVEAKEVIGDVDGRLCILTDDMIDTGGTIVSAAEILLERGATEVWAMATHGVLSGPAVDRLKNSPLARVVLTNTLPLPPEKQIPQIEVLSVAEIIAEALSAVFDDTSVSDIFDGENLA; the protein is encoded by the coding sequence ATGGAGAAGGTCACCACCAAGAAACTCGCCCTCTACACCGGGCGCACCCACCCCGCCTTGGCCGAGGAGGTGGCGACCCATCTGGGACAGGGCCTCGGTGATCCGAACATCGTCGAGTTCTCGAACGGCGAGATCCGTCCGCGGTTCACGCAGAGCGTGCGCGGCGCCGACGTGTTCGTCATGCAGAGCCACTACGGCGTCGACGGCCGGTCGGTGAACGACTCGATCATGGAACAACTGACCATGATCGACGCAGCGTCGCGAGCGTCGGCCAAGCGCATCACGGCCGTGACCCCGTTCTACGGGTACGCACGCCAGGACCGCAAAGCAGAGGGACGCGAGCCGATCACCGCCCGTCTCGTCGCCGACATGTTCAAGGCGGCCGGCGCCAAGCGCATGATCTCGATCGACCTGCACTCGGGCCAGATCCAGGGTTTCTTCGACGGCCCCGTCGATCATCTGACGGCGGCACCGGTGCTCGAGAACTACATCCGCCAGCAGGCGCCCGACTCGCCGGTCATCGTGTCGCCCGACTCCGGCCGCATCAAGGTCGCCGAGCGAATGGCTCAGCACCTGCACGACTGCGACGCCGACATCGCCTTCATCTACAAGCGCCGGCCGAAGGGCCAGGCGAACGTGGTCGAGGCCAAGGAGGTCATCGGCGACGTCGACGGGCGCCTCTGCATCCTCACCGACGACATGATCGACACCGGCGGCACGATCGTGTCGGCCGCCGAGATCCTGCTCGAACGTGGCGCCACCGAGGTGTGGGCGATGGCCACGCACGGCGTGCTGTCGGGCCCGGCGGTCGACCGGCTGAAGAACTCGCCGCTGGCGCGCGTCGTCCTCACGAACACCCTGCCGCTGCCGCCCGAGAAACAGATCCCGCAGATCGAGGTGCTGTCGGTCGCCGAGATCATCGCCGAGGCCCTCTCGGCGGTCTTCGACGACACCAGCGTCAGCGACATCTTCGACGGCGAGAACCTCGCCTGA
- a CDS encoding bifunctional UDP-N-acetylglucosamine diphosphorylase/glucosamine-1-phosphate N-acetyltransferase GlmU, producing the protein MTVSAIVLAAGAGTRMRSERPKPLHRICGRPMVLHVIHALELLKPAHTVVVVGHAADQVTDKISAESPDWANVAFAEQVEQNGTGDATAIGMAALSGDDYDDDATVIVVPGDTPLLSADTLDELVASHVANSNAATLLTSVLDDPTGYGRVIRGKDERVLRIVEQRDAAPEELDVREINTSIYAFRRDLLGPALRNLTADNAQGELYLTDVIGQLASMGHRVGALRASGAETQGVNDRWQLALAEREFRNRTNRHWLLNGVTMLDPRQTFIDVTVQLGRDVTIYPGTTLHGTTTVGDGCDIGPHTQLTDCTVGANSRVRQTVADGGVIGPASDVGPFAHITADTNLLAGTTTGPFYTAPDAR; encoded by the coding sequence ATGACAGTTTCAGCGATCGTGCTCGCCGCCGGTGCCGGCACCCGCATGCGCTCCGAGCGGCCCAAGCCCCTCCACCGCATCTGTGGACGCCCGATGGTGCTCCACGTCATCCATGCGCTCGAGCTCCTCAAGCCGGCTCACACCGTCGTCGTGGTCGGCCACGCCGCCGACCAGGTGACCGACAAGATCAGCGCCGAGTCGCCCGACTGGGCCAACGTGGCCTTCGCCGAACAGGTCGAACAGAACGGCACCGGCGACGCGACCGCGATCGGCATGGCCGCACTCTCGGGCGACGACTACGACGACGACGCCACCGTCATCGTCGTGCCCGGCGACACTCCCCTGCTGTCGGCCGACACCCTCGACGAACTCGTCGCCAGCCACGTCGCCAACTCGAACGCCGCCACCCTCCTCACGAGCGTCCTCGACGACCCGACCGGCTACGGCCGAGTCATCCGTGGCAAGGACGAACGGGTGCTGCGCATCGTCGAACAGCGTGATGCGGCGCCGGAGGAGCTCGACGTGCGCGAGATCAACACCAGCATCTATGCGTTCCGACGCGACCTCCTCGGCCCGGCGCTCCGCAACCTCACCGCCGACAACGCACAAGGCGAGCTGTACCTCACCGACGTGATCGGCCAACTCGCATCGATGGGCCACCGCGTCGGCGCTCTCCGGGCGTCGGGCGCCGAGACGCAGGGCGTCAACGACCGCTGGCAGCTCGCTCTCGCCGAACGCGAGTTCCGCAACCGCACCAACCGGCACTGGCTGCTCAACGGGGTCACCATGCTCGACCCCCGACAGACCTTCATCGACGTCACCGTCCAACTCGGGCGCGACGTCACGATCTACCCGGGCACCACGCTGCACGGCACGACGACGGTCGGCGACGGCTGCGACATCGGCCCGCACACCCAGCTCACCGACTGCACCGTCGGGGCGAACAGCCGCGTCCGTCAGACCGTCGCCGACGGCGGCGTCATCGGACCAGCCTCAGACGTCGGACCGTTCGCCCACATCACCGCCGACACCAACCTGCTTGCAGGCACCACGACGGGGCCGTTCTACACTGCTCCCGACGCCCGCTAG
- a CDS encoding 30S ribosomal protein bS22, whose translation MGSLVKKRRKRMRKKKHKKMLRRTRHQRRK comes from the coding sequence ATGGGTTCGCTCGTCAAGAAGCGCCGCAAGCGCATGCGGAAGAAGAAGCACAAGAAGATGCTTCGCCGCACGCGCCACCAGCGTCGCAAATAG
- a CDS encoding 4-(cytidine 5'-diphospho)-2-C-methyl-D-erythritol kinase, whose amino-acid sequence MAIVLQAPAKLTLSLRITGVRDDGFHLIDAEMVTLDLHDLVTVDPDRNGTVITGRYADGVPTDDRNLAVRALGGRSVGLTIDKRIPHGGGLGGGSSDAAAVMRWTGHPTDDAGLADAATLGADVAFSLIGGRARVRGIGEIVEPLPHLDRVVTLVIPPLQVSTPAAYRAWDELGAPTAPGPNDLEPAALRVEPNLARWRDKIGDATGRTPVLAGSGATWFVHGEHSNALAALGNEGAEIIAARTTPAS is encoded by the coding sequence GTGGCGATCGTGCTCCAGGCTCCGGCGAAACTGACCTTGTCGCTCCGCATCACCGGGGTGCGCGACGACGGCTTCCATCTGATCGACGCCGAGATGGTCACCCTCGACCTCCACGACCTCGTCACCGTCGACCCCGACCGCAACGGCACCGTGATCACCGGCCGCTACGCCGACGGCGTCCCGACCGACGACCGCAACCTGGCGGTCCGAGCGCTCGGCGGTCGCAGCGTCGGTCTCACGATCGACAAACGGATCCCGCACGGCGGAGGCCTCGGCGGTGGATCGTCCGATGCGGCCGCCGTGATGCGGTGGACCGGCCACCCGACCGACGACGCCGGACTTGCCGATGCAGCGACACTCGGCGCCGACGTGGCGTTCTCGCTGATCGGCGGCCGGGCCCGTGTGCGAGGCATCGGTGAGATCGTCGAACCGCTCCCCCACCTCGATCGAGTCGTCACCCTCGTGATCCCACCGCTCCAGGTGTCGACACCGGCCGCCTACCGGGCGTGGGACGAGCTCGGTGCGCCGACGGCGCCCGGCCCGAACGATCTCGAACCGGCGGCGCTGCGCGTCGAACCGAACCTGGCGCGATGGCGCGACAAGATCGGCGACGCGACCGGGCGGACGCCGGTGTTGGCGGGGAGTGGCGCGACCTGGTTCGTCCACGGCGAGCACAGCAACGCCCTCGCTGCACTAGGCAACGAGGGCGCCGAGATCATCGCCGCGCGAACCACCCCGGCTTCGTGA
- a CDS encoding S4 domain-containing protein has product MRLTKTRSDAAAVVKGGHVTVNGADVKPASKVVVGDRVEALLNRRQRIVVVRRVLSKRVGAAIAVECYEDESPAPPERDELEAAFAQRDRGAGRPTKRDRRQIDRLRGRSR; this is encoded by the coding sequence GTGCGGCTGACGAAGACCCGGTCCGACGCGGCCGCAGTGGTCAAGGGCGGGCATGTCACGGTGAACGGCGCCGACGTGAAGCCGGCGAGCAAGGTCGTCGTCGGCGACCGGGTGGAGGCGCTGCTCAACCGTCGACAACGCATCGTTGTCGTGCGTCGGGTGCTGTCGAAGCGTGTCGGCGCCGCGATCGCCGTCGAGTGTTACGAGGACGAGAGCCCGGCGCCGCCCGAGCGCGACGAGCTCGAAGCCGCGTTCGCCCAGCGTGACCGTGGTGCCGGTCGCCCCACCAAACGCGACCGTCGCCAGATCGATCGGCTCCGGGGCCGCTCCCGCTGA
- the rsmA gene encoding 16S rRNA (adenine(1518)-N(6)/adenine(1519)-N(6))-dimethyltransferase RsmA — MTHSRPHIHELLEQGGLAPRRDLGQNFVADPNTVRRIASLAEVGTGDHVVEIGAGLGSLTLALADTGADVLAVEVDSGIVPVLRSVVADRANVTVVEVDAMKADWDEILSGSDSWTLVANLPYNVGTPLVCDLLDEVPSITSMLVMVQKEVAERFAASPGSKQYGAVSVKTSFWATARLAATVPASVFVPKPNVESALVRIDRRTPPEVDTETLFGLVKQAFGQRRKMLRRSLNGVVTPGQFDAAEVSPEARPETLDVDAWVRLARAVSA; from the coding sequence GTGACGCACTCCCGTCCGCACATCCACGAGCTGCTCGAACAGGGCGGCCTGGCACCGCGACGCGACCTCGGGCAGAACTTCGTCGCCGATCCGAACACGGTTCGACGCATCGCCTCGCTCGCCGAGGTCGGCACGGGCGACCACGTGGTCGAGATCGGCGCCGGGCTCGGGTCGCTCACGCTCGCGCTCGCCGACACCGGCGCCGACGTGCTCGCCGTCGAAGTCGACAGCGGCATCGTCCCGGTGTTGCGTTCGGTGGTCGCCGATCGCGCGAACGTCACCGTCGTCGAAGTCGACGCCATGAAAGCCGACTGGGACGAGATCCTGTCCGGATCCGACTCGTGGACGCTGGTCGCGAACCTCCCCTACAACGTCGGCACCCCGCTGGTCTGCGACCTCCTCGACGAGGTGCCCTCGATCACGTCGATGCTGGTGATGGTGCAGAAGGAAGTCGCCGAGCGCTTCGCTGCATCGCCGGGTTCGAAGCAGTACGGGGCGGTGAGCGTGAAGACGTCGTTCTGGGCGACGGCGCGCCTCGCCGCCACCGTTCCGGCGTCGGTATTCGTGCCGAAACCGAACGTCGAGTCGGCGCTGGTCCGCATCGATCGCCGGACACCTCCCGAGGTCGACACCGAGACCTTGTTCGGACTGGTCAAGCAGGCCTTCGGACAGCGTCGCAAGATGCTCCGGCGATCGCTGAACGGGGTGGTGACGCCAGGACAGTTCGATGCCGCCGAGGTCTCGCCCGAGGCGCGTCCCGAAACGCTCGACGTCGACGCCTGGGTCCGCCTCGCCCGCGCCGTCTCGGCCTGA
- a CDS encoding TatD family hydrolase, whose amino-acid sequence MELFDSHCHVYDDRMPDGPPAALDAARAAGVTGMVAVGCDRPTSEASIAVAQANDDVWATVGLHPHDADQGVDTIVDLIGNSGVVAIGEAGLDYYYDNSPRDVQRTAFAAQIQLAHEHDLPLVIHTRDAWDDTFDVLDAEGMPNGTVFHCFTGGPDEARRCLDRGAHVSFSGIVTFKTATDLQAAARLVPLDRMLIETDAPYLAPVPHRGKTNQPAYVAHTAQFIADLRDVRVSEVAEATARNARQVFRLG is encoded by the coding sequence ATGGAACTGTTCGATTCGCACTGCCACGTCTACGACGACCGGATGCCCGACGGTCCGCCCGCAGCGCTCGACGCTGCGCGGGCGGCAGGGGTCACCGGCATGGTCGCCGTCGGGTGCGACCGCCCGACCAGTGAGGCCTCGATCGCCGTCGCCCAGGCGAACGACGACGTGTGGGCGACCGTCGGGCTGCACCCGCACGACGCCGACCAGGGCGTCGACACGATCGTCGATCTGATCGGCAACTCGGGCGTCGTCGCGATCGGCGAAGCCGGGCTCGACTACTACTACGACAACTCACCACGCGACGTGCAGCGGACCGCGTTCGCCGCCCAGATCCAGCTGGCCCACGAACACGATCTCCCACTCGTGATCCACACACGCGATGCGTGGGACGACACCTTCGACGTTCTCGACGCCGAGGGAATGCCGAACGGCACCGTCTTCCACTGCTTCACCGGCGGCCCCGACGAGGCACGGCGATGCCTCGACCGAGGCGCCCACGTGAGCTTCTCCGGCATCGTCACGTTCAAGACCGCGACCGATCTGCAGGCCGCCGCGCGGCTCGTCCCGCTCGACCGGATGCTGATCGAGACCGACGCGCCGTACTTGGCACCCGTGCCCCACCGGGGCAAGACCAACCAGCCGGCCTACGTCGCCCACACTGCGCAGTTCATCGCCGACCTGCGCGATGTCCGCGTCTCCGAGGTCGCCGAGGCGACCGCTCGCAACGCCCGCCAGGTGTTCCGGCTCGGCTGA